The segment GCTCGCGCTTGTGCTTGACGAACTTCATGTGATGGTCCAGATGCCCGGCGTACGTTTTTACGAGGTATTCGAGCGTGATCTCGCCCGTCTCGTTGTGGTGTCCAGTGCGTTGGAACGCCGCGTCGGGCTGCCGCTTGAGAATCTCGCCCATCATCCGCCGGTTCATGGCAAAAATCTCGCAGGCCGTTTCGGCATCGAGTTCGTCGTACAGCAGCCGCTGGGCAAAGCGAGTTTCGTTGTAGCCGATCAACGTCGGGTGGTCCTCGGCGATCACGCGTTTCATTCGATCGGCGGCGATCAGGTCGCTATCCATCATGTGCATCACGATCTGCTGAATGCTCCACGTGCCAGGCACGGGAAAGGCGTTGCGCTCTGTCAGCGACAGGCCGCGGATCGCTTGCTTGAGCTCGTCCGCGCCCGCGATGTAATGGTCGATCCACGTCCGGTCCATGCGTGTGCTCCTTTGGCGTTCTGAGAAAGTTGTCTGGAGTGCTGTCGCCCGACTGGCGGGTTCTACGACCCGACGGAAATCGCTTGAAGAGCGCGCATCAGGAGGGTTCCAAGGCGGCCTCGGTTCGGTCGAACCAGCCCGGAGGATACCAATTTGCCCCGCTTCGGTAGCCTGCCTAACAGGGCCAACTTTTTATTGACCGTGCGGCTTTGGATGCCTTAGAATCCGGACAGATAAAAACCCGCCGATGGATACGACCCGCCGTCGCGTTCGGACCGACCAAGCCCCGGTCAACCGCCGCGATACGATACGCCGCGTCCGGCATTGGAAGATCGCCTGATCGCGGCCCGCGTTGACCCGCTTTGAAAGCGAGGACCCGCCATGTTGCGAATCGACACCGGACGCACGCCTCAATATTGCGACGGCCTGTCCCGCCGCAGCTTCGTGCAAATCGGCGCCGCGGGAATGGCCGCCGTGGGCTTGCCGACGATTTTGCGCGCCAAGGAAGAATCGGCGCAGCGCGGGCTGCCGCGCAAAGATACGTCGGTGATCCTCGTCTGGCTCGACGGCGGTCCCAGCCACATGGACCTGTACGATCTGAAGCCCGAGGCGCCGACGGAATATCGCGGCCTGTGGCAGCCGATCCCGACGAACGTGCCGGGCATCGAAATCTCGGAGCTATTTCCGCGGCAAGCCAAGGTGGCCGACAAGTTCTCGATCGTCCGCTCGCTGCACCACAACACGGGCGACCATTTCGCCGGGGGGCACATTATTCTGACCGGCCGCAGCGGCGCCAGCGGCGCCGATCAGGCCGGCAAGTATCCATCGATCGGTTCGATCGCCGCCAAAACCTTGGGACCGCGCGTGCCCGGCATGCCCGCCTACGTCGCGGTGCCGTACGCAGCCAGCATCGGCATCCGGCCTGGCTACTTTGGCGCGAATTATCTGGGCCGCGAACACAACCCGTTCGAGACCGACGGCGATCCGAACAGCGACAGCTTCAAAGTGCAGAATCTCAACCTGCCGGCCAACATGTCGCTCGCGAGGCTCGAGGATCGGCAGACGTTGTTCCGCGATTTCGATCGCATGCGCCGCGAGGTTGACTCTTCAGGCGCGCTCGATTCGATGAACCGCTTTCAGCGCAATGCCTACGAAATGGTCTCGGGCGAGGCCGCGCGAAAGGCATTTGATCTCAGCTCTGAAGATCCTCAGTTGCGCGAGCGCTACGGTCGCCACCAGTGGGGTCAGAGCATGCTGCTGGCTCGCCGCTTGGTTGAAGCGGGCTGCACGTTCGTCACCGTGCACCTCGGCGGTTGGGACCATCACTGGGATCTCAAAGCGGGCATGGATAACTACCTGCCGCGCGTCGACGCCGGCATGGCTTCGCTGTTCCAGGATCTGAGCGA is part of the Pirellulales bacterium genome and harbors:
- a CDS encoding DinB family protein; this translates as MDRTWIDHYIAGADELKQAIRGLSLTERNAFPVPGTWSIQQIVMHMMDSDLIAADRMKRVIAEDHPTLIGYNETRFAQRLLYDELDAETACEIFAMNRRMMGEILKRQPDAAFQRTGHHNETGEITLEYLVKTYAGHLDHHMKFVKHKRELLGKPLA
- a CDS encoding DUF1501 domain-containing protein; protein product: MLRIDTGRTPQYCDGLSRRSFVQIGAAGMAAVGLPTILRAKEESAQRGLPRKDTSVILVWLDGGPSHMDLYDLKPEAPTEYRGLWQPIPTNVPGIEISELFPRQAKVADKFSIVRSLHHNTGDHFAGGHIILTGRSGASGADQAGKYPSIGSIAAKTLGPRVPGMPAYVAVPYAASIGIRPGYFGANYLGREHNPFETDGDPNSDSFKVQNLNLPANMSLARLEDRQTLFRDFDRMRREVDSSGALDSMNRFQRNAYEMVSGEAARKAFDLSSEDPQLRERYGRHQWGQSMLLARRLVEAGCTFVTVHLGGWDHHWDLKAGMDNYLPRVDAGMASLFQDLSDRGLSERVLVVMCGEFSRTPRMNNGGNGGPPLSMGTPGRDHWGNAMFCLLGGGGIRGGQVVGSTNRLGEAPKDRPLTAGDLHATIYHVLGVDPHTSFLNHSGRPVPAIDSGEIIHELV